ATTGTGCTTTCATTTTGCGATCTAAATAATCTTTTTCAACTGACAATCCAGCTTTACGAAGATCAAACGCAACTTTCGCAGCATGGTCTTTCGCTTTTTCACCAAGCGCTACAACGTAACAATCGATACTATGTTCAATTGGCAATTCAATGTTTTCAGCTTTCAGCGCCATAATTAAACGTTCAATACTCATCGCAAAACCGATACCAGGCATTTCCGGTCCACCGATTTCTTGTACAAGTCCGTTATATCGACCACCGCCACTTAATGTTGTGATAGCACCGAAACCTTCTGCCTCACTCATAATTTCAAAAACAGTGTGTTGATAGTAGTCTAAACCACGTACTAAGTTCGGATCTTTTTCAAATGGAACATCCATCATCGTTAATAGCTCTTGAACTTTGTCGTAGTATACTGCTGAATCTTCGTTTAAGTATTCTGTAATAGATGGTGCTGTACTCATTAGTTCATGATTACGGTCCTTCTTACAGTCTAAAATACGAAGAGGATTTTTTTCTAAGCGAGATTGGCAATCAGAGCAGAATTCTCCGATGCGCGGCTCAAAGTGTGCAATTAATGCATCGCGGTGCGCTTGACGGCTCGCTGCATCACCTAAGCTGTTTAATACAACTTTAATATTTTTTAAGCCCATGCCGCGGTAAAACTCTACAGCAAGTGCAATTACTTCTGCATCAATTGCAGGATCGTTACTACCGATTGCTTCAATACCGAATTGCACGAATTGACGATAGCGACCTGCTTGTGGTCTTTCATAACGGAACATTTGACCGATATAGTATAATTTCGTTGGTTGTGTTGCATCACCGAACATTTTGTTTTCAACGTAAGAACGTACAACAGG
This genomic interval from Bacillus cereus contains the following:
- the hisS gene encoding histidine--tRNA ligase; amino-acid sequence: MSIQIPRGTQDILPGSVELWQYIEGQAREICRRYNYKEIRTPIFEHTELFLRGVGDTTDIVQKEMYSFQDRGERSLTLRPEGTAPVVRSYVENKMFGDATQPTKLYYIGQMFRYERPQAGRYRQFVQFGIEAIGSNDPAIDAEVIALAVEFYRGMGLKNIKVVLNSLGDAASRQAHRDALIAHFEPRIGEFCSDCQSRLEKNPLRILDCKKDRNHELMSTAPSITEYLNEDSAVYYDKVQELLTMMDVPFEKDPNLVRGLDYYQHTVFEIMSEAEGFGAITTLSGGGRYNGLVQEIGGPEMPGIGFAMSIERLIMALKAENIELPIEHSIDCYVVALGEKAKDHAAKVAFDLRKAGLSVEKDYLDRKMKAQFKSADRLNAKYVAVLGEDELDKGIINLKDMETGGQEEVALDVFASYVAEKLI